Genomic segment of Streptomyces sp. NBC_01210:
GCCGACCCGCGGGCCGGCGATCTGACGCACCACTATCTGACCAAGCCCGAGCTGGGCAAGGCCTTCAGCCCCGAGTGGTTCGGCTACGACATCCAGGGCCGCTCGATCTATGCGCGTGTCATCTACGGCACCCGCGCCTCGATCCTCGTCGGCCTGGGCGTCACGGTGGCGATCACGGTCTTCGGCGGTCTGATGGGCCTGCTCTCGGGCTACTTCGGCGGCTGGCTCGACTCGATCATCTCCCGTGTCACGGACATCTTCTTCGGTATCCCCTTCCTGCTCGGCGCGATGGTCGTGCTGAACTCGTTCACCGAGCGCAAGGTGTACGTCGTGATCCTGGCGCTGGCCTTCCTCGGCTGGACGTCGATCTGCCGAGTGGCCCGAAGTTCCGTGATCACGGCCAAGCAGGCGGACTATGTGACGGCGGCGCGCGCTCTCGGCGCGGGCACCAGCCGGATGCTGTTCCGCCATGTGCTGCCCAACGCGATCGCTCCCACCATCGTTGTCGCCACCATCTCGCTCGGTGGCTTCATCTCGGCCGAGGCGACCCTGTCCTACCTGGGACTCGGTCTCGCCGACCCGACGATTTCGTGGGGCATCGACATCGCGTCGGGCAGTGAGGAGA
This window contains:
- a CDS encoding ABC transporter permease codes for the protein MPDVTKAEAVDARVDAIAPPKADAAPEQAPKESQGKPRGLWGDAWYDLRHRPMFWLSATLLVLLLVISAFPGLFTSADPRAGDLTHHYLTKPELGKAFSPEWFGYDIQGRSIYARVIYGTRASILVGLGVTVAITVFGGLMGLLSGYFGGWLDSIISRVTDIFFGIPFLLGAMVVLNSFTERKVYVVILALAFLGWTSICRVARSSVITAKQADYVTAARALGAGTSRMLFRHVLPNAIAPTIVVATISLGGFISAEATLSYLGLGLADPTISWGIDIASGSEEIRNNPHVLLFPAGMLSLTVFAFIMLGDAVRDALDPKLR